One region of Pseudomonas glycinae genomic DNA includes:
- a CDS encoding type II secretion system F family protein, producing MTMPLMISAMLMLGAALLLISGLLDRRRRARQVTRRLEGALLRDNRFGNLLQVLGSSTLGQRAVKLDNETQTLLNRLGWRSARQRSLFAACQIGSPLLLLTVAVLLQGVLFPHIERQWIAPLFALGIGYLLPKRLLAMAAARRQKQLATEISTFIPLLRILFEAGMAVEQALRVLSHEGQTLLPVLTQELRLVLARVDSGLELGEELNKATRLLAVDEFTDTCVILQQLLQQGGGAMKSLLALKQLLDDRRLTRLQEYISKMSAKMSVVMMMFLFPALLIVLAGPGFSALARALGS from the coding sequence ATGACCATGCCTCTGATGATCAGCGCGATGTTGATGCTGGGCGCTGCACTGTTGCTGATCAGCGGCCTGCTCGACCGCCGTCGTCGCGCGCGGCAGGTCACGCGGCGGCTGGAAGGTGCGCTGCTGCGGGACAATCGTTTCGGTAACCTGCTGCAGGTGCTCGGCAGCAGTACCCTCGGCCAGCGCGCGGTCAAACTCGACAACGAAACCCAGACCCTGCTCAACCGCCTCGGCTGGCGCAGCGCCCGCCAGCGATCACTGTTCGCCGCCTGCCAGATCGGCTCGCCGCTGCTGTTGCTGACTGTGGCGGTCTTGCTGCAAGGGGTGCTGTTTCCTCACATCGAGCGTCAATGGATCGCCCCGCTGTTCGCCCTCGGCATCGGCTACCTGTTGCCCAAACGCCTGCTGGCGATGGCCGCCGCCCGCCGGCAAAAACAACTGGCCACGGAAATCTCCACCTTCATTCCTTTGCTGCGCATCCTGTTCGAAGCCGGCATGGCCGTCGAGCAGGCGTTGCGCGTGCTCAGCCATGAAGGCCAGACGTTGCTGCCGGTGCTGACCCAGGAATTGCGTCTGGTGCTGGCCCGGGTCGACTCGGGCCTGGAGCTGGGCGAGGAACTGAACAAGGCCACGCGCCTGCTGGCGGTGGACGAATTCACCGACACCTGCGTGATCCTTCAGCAACTGCTGCAACAGGGTGGGGGCGCGATGAAATCGCTGCTGGCGCTCAAGCAACTGCTCGATGACCGACGCCTGACCAGGCTGCAGGAATACATCTCGAAAATGTCCGCCAAAATGTCCGTCGTGATGATGATGTTTCTCTTCCCGGCGCTGCTGATCGTCCTCGCAGGCCCGGGCTTCAGTGCCCTGGCGCGGGCACTGGGCTCATAG
- a CDS encoding tetratricopeptide repeat protein, protein MKAMIASLTLLMLGGCASNGQTPWSALNPNAGCGPLSQEQQLSMTLADDMAKDGKLHASLANLQSLPDNLADVRLRKAKVYRLLGRSEAEPLYRGLLGSCLAAEAEHGLGQLAAARADYGQAQAHLQRAARLAPTDEKIRNDLGVVYLNQLRIEDARFEFLTAMELKQSDSLAALNLVTLLLYQDDWTRAAELVSRLNLSPEQFNEAQTRAQKLKTPSPVTAAATAMLK, encoded by the coding sequence ATGAAAGCAATGATTGCAAGCTTGACCCTGCTGATGCTCGGCGGCTGCGCCAGCAACGGCCAGACGCCGTGGAGCGCCCTGAACCCGAACGCCGGTTGCGGCCCGTTGAGCCAGGAACAACAACTGTCGATGACCCTGGCCGACGACATGGCCAAGGACGGCAAACTGCACGCCAGCCTGGCGAACCTGCAAAGCCTGCCGGACAACCTCGCCGACGTCCGCCTGCGCAAGGCCAAGGTCTATCGCCTGCTGGGGCGCAGCGAAGCCGAGCCGTTGTATCGCGGCCTGCTCGGCAGCTGCCTGGCCGCCGAAGCCGAACACGGCCTCGGCCAGCTCGCCGCCGCCCGCGCCGACTACGGCCAGGCCCAGGCCCACCTGCAACGCGCCGCCCGCCTGGCCCCCACCGACGAAAAAATCCGCAACGACCTGGGCGTGGTGTACCTCAACCAACTGCGCATCGAAGACGCCCGCTTCGAATTCCTCACCGCCATGGAACTCAAGCAGAGCGATTCACTGGCCGCCCTGAACCTGGTGACGCTGCTGCTCTACCAGGACGACTGGACCCGCGCCGCCGAACTGGTCAGCCGCCTGAACCTGAGCCCTGAGCAATTCAACGAGGCCCAGACCCGCGCCCAGAAACTCAAGACCCCAAGCCCCGTCACCGCAGCCGCCACCGCGATGCTCAAGTAA
- a CDS encoding pilus assembly protein TadG-related protein — translation MSRHSQCGGPARQRGAIGLMAALTLGMALVFILVVVDSGRLYLERRHLQQIADVAALEAATRGGNCGAGATANAYAQASVVRNNFPIPSAGRALAVACGSLSLDASNLRVFAVNAASTEAIRVVVSHTVPQSFAGAIGGLFGGAGRNATINLSATAVAAVPPPLASLTIRSTALSVDTGRSAVLNALFGGLLGGNLSLSAASWNGLVNTNINLLGYLDRLKVDIGLSAGGYSEVLGNTIAVSQLVQTAINVLDPNGTLSATATILGLQAIKAAAGATQVVLGNLLKVQAGTQATALAVDVRAFDLIQGFVQLANKQNGLVANQTINLGVAQITASVQVLEPPQLSAIGNPRLAAANPLGPNRIYVKTAQVRTLLSVNLPLLDTILSLVNAVADLAGPLTNTLNALLSLNLVGVIDSLTCALGASCQTPSIEVLPGPIRLDVALDVAAANSYVTAFSCLTPTNKTLTTNTTTSVANLKIGRMDPAAVFGNNVTPPAVVVQPLKVIDIGVKTCRRFLVLPVSCDPRIPSVGGGLDISADTTVGQNANIPHVYSAPPAASLPEINQPPFYYSYTTSNVVSSLSDTLNNLNLNMHGPTGSLVSGLGAILSSVKTLLVTTINTVLSPLLDTLINTLLMALGINLNQVDVGANLSCQSGRATLVI, via the coding sequence ATGTCGCGTCATTCGCAGTGCGGCGGGCCAGCCCGGCAGCGGGGAGCCATCGGCCTGATGGCGGCGCTGACCCTGGGCATGGCCCTGGTGTTCATCCTGGTGGTGGTCGACAGCGGCCGCCTGTATCTCGAGCGTCGTCACCTGCAACAGATCGCCGATGTCGCCGCCCTTGAAGCCGCGACCCGTGGCGGCAACTGCGGCGCCGGGGCCACGGCCAACGCCTATGCGCAGGCCAGCGTCGTGCGCAACAATTTCCCGATTCCCAGTGCCGGTCGAGCCTTGGCGGTCGCCTGCGGATCATTGAGTCTGGACGCCAGCAATCTGCGGGTGTTTGCCGTCAATGCCGCCAGCACCGAAGCGATCCGTGTCGTCGTCAGTCATACCGTGCCTCAGAGCTTTGCCGGTGCCATCGGCGGACTCTTCGGCGGCGCGGGCCGCAATGCAACCATCAATCTCAGCGCCACGGCAGTCGCGGCGGTGCCGCCACCATTGGCATCCCTGACCATCCGCAGCACCGCATTGAGCGTCGATACGGGGCGGTCAGCCGTGCTCAATGCGTTGTTCGGTGGCTTGCTGGGCGGCAACCTCTCGCTCAGTGCCGCGAGCTGGAATGGCCTGGTCAACACCAATATCAATCTGCTCGGTTATCTCGACCGGTTGAAGGTCGATATCGGTCTCAGTGCGGGCGGCTACAGTGAAGTGCTCGGCAACACCATCGCCGTCAGTCAACTGGTCCAGACCGCGATCAACGTCCTCGACCCCAACGGCACCCTGAGTGCCACGGCAACCATCCTCGGCTTGCAGGCGATCAAGGCAGCGGCCGGCGCGACCCAAGTGGTGCTGGGCAACCTGCTGAAGGTACAGGCTGGCACCCAGGCCACGGCACTGGCGGTGGACGTGCGGGCGTTCGATCTGATTCAGGGCTTCGTGCAACTGGCCAACAAGCAGAACGGCCTGGTGGCCAACCAGACGATCAACCTTGGCGTGGCACAAATTACCGCGAGCGTGCAGGTGCTGGAGCCGCCGCAATTGTCGGCTATTGGCAACCCTCGGCTGGCAGCCGCCAACCCCTTGGGGCCGAACCGGATTTATGTGAAGACCGCGCAGGTGCGAACTCTGTTATCGGTCAATCTGCCTTTGCTGGATACGATTCTGTCGCTGGTCAATGCCGTGGCCGATCTCGCCGGCCCGTTGACCAATACGTTGAATGCCTTGCTCAGCCTGAATCTGGTGGGGGTGATCGATTCGCTGACGTGCGCGCTCGGTGCGTCCTGCCAGACACCGTCGATCGAGGTGCTGCCCGGGCCGATTCGTCTCGACGTGGCGCTGGATGTGGCGGCGGCCAACAGCTACGTCACTGCATTCAGTTGCCTGACGCCGACCAACAAGACCCTGACCACCAACACCACGACTTCAGTCGCCAACCTGAAAATCGGCCGGATGGATCCGGCAGCGGTGTTCGGCAATAACGTCACGCCGCCGGCCGTGGTGGTGCAGCCGTTGAAGGTGATCGATATCGGCGTGAAGACCTGCCGACGCTTCCTGGTGCTGCCGGTCAGTTGCGATCCGCGCATCCCTTCCGTCGGTGGCGGGCTCGACATCTCGGCTGACACCACCGTCGGCCAGAACGCCAACATCCCCCATGTCTACTCCGCACCGCCGGCTGCCAGTCTGCCGGAGATCAACCAGCCGCCGTTCTATTACAGCTACACCACCAGCAACGTGGTCAGCAGCCTGAGCGACACCCTGAACAACCTCAACCTCAACATGCATGGCCCGACGGGCAGTCTGGTCAGCGGGCTGGGGGCAATTCTGAGTTCAGTGAAAACCTTGCTGGTCACCACCATCAACACCGTGCTCAGTCCGCTGCTCGACACCCTCATCAACACGCTGTTGATGGCCCTGGGGATCAACCTCAATCAGGTCGATGTCGGCGCCAATCTCAGTTGTCAGTCGGGGCGGGCGACGCTGGTGATCTGA
- a CDS encoding response regulator transcription factor yields MNKLTSAVKVLVVDDQALIVEELCEFLESSGYRCVPCESSSEAVTRFSEDPAIGLVLCDLHMPDMDGIELVQALQRVSGKNRAFEAIMLTGRADKQDVIKALRAGIADYYQKPVDLDELLEGLRRQETVLQERQKTLQLGHLNQKLQDLSSSIDDLYQDLDKVRRGPAPAAQTLAEGDSAEMPAIFEQLSPRQLDVARLVGKGQTNYQIACELGITENTVKLYVSQVLRLTHMHNRTQLALALAPGSSSAVRRGVTAH; encoded by the coding sequence GTGAACAAGCTTACGTCGGCGGTAAAAGTCCTTGTGGTCGATGATCAGGCGCTGATCGTTGAAGAGCTCTGTGAGTTTCTCGAGAGCAGCGGTTATCGCTGCGTGCCCTGTGAGTCCAGCAGCGAGGCGGTCACGCGTTTCAGTGAAGACCCGGCCATCGGCCTGGTGTTGTGCGACCTGCACATGCCGGACATGGACGGCATCGAGCTGGTGCAGGCGCTGCAGCGGGTGTCCGGCAAGAACCGGGCGTTCGAAGCGATCATGCTTACCGGCCGCGCCGACAAGCAGGATGTGATCAAGGCGTTGCGCGCGGGGATTGCCGATTACTACCAGAAACCGGTGGATCTGGATGAGTTGCTGGAGGGGTTGCGGCGTCAGGAAACGGTGCTGCAGGAGCGGCAGAAGACCCTGCAACTGGGGCACCTGAATCAGAAGCTGCAGGATCTTTCTTCGTCGATCGATGATTTGTATCAGGATCTGGACAAGGTTCGGCGCGGGCCTGCGCCGGCTGCCCAGACCTTGGCAGAGGGTGACAGTGCAGAGATGCCGGCGATTTTCGAGCAGTTGTCGCCGCGCCAGCTCGATGTGGCCCGGCTGGTGGGCAAGGGGCAGACCAATTATCAGATTGCCTGTGAGTTGGGGATTACCGAGAACACGGTGAAATTGTATGTGTCGCAGGTTTTGCGGTTGACGCATATGCATAATCGGACGCAGCTGGCGTTGGCTCTGGCGCCGGGGAGTTCTTCTGCTGTTCGGCGGGGGGTTACGGCGCATTGA
- a CDS encoding TadE/TadG family type IV pilus assembly protein: protein MKTGLPRKQKGAAAIEFALVFVIFFAVFYGIVSYSLPMLLMQAFTQSTSEAVRRGVALDPATANYATAIQNVARAELARRLAWLPPALNFNAATDATVTYVGGLLTVRINYPTNKLNQALPFLVLPGIGAVPNLPANLTASSSLQF, encoded by the coding sequence ATGAAAACCGGCCTCCCCCGCAAGCAAAAAGGCGCCGCCGCCATCGAATTCGCCTTGGTGTTCGTCATCTTCTTTGCCGTGTTTTACGGGATCGTGAGCTACAGCCTGCCGATGTTGCTGATGCAGGCCTTCACCCAGTCGACGTCCGAAGCGGTGCGGCGTGGCGTGGCGCTGGATCCGGCGACCGCCAACTACGCCACCGCGATCCAGAACGTGGCACGCGCCGAACTGGCCCGACGCCTGGCGTGGCTGCCGCCGGCGCTGAACTTCAACGCAGCCACTGACGCGACAGTGACCTACGTGGGCGGCCTGCTGACGGTGCGCATCAACTACCCGACCAACAAGCTCAATCAGGCGTTACCGTTTCTGGTCTTGCCCGGTATCGGGGCGGTGCCCAATCTGCCTGCCAACCTGACCGCCAGCTCGAGCCTGCAATTTTGA
- a CDS encoding DUF3613 domain-containing protein translates to MKATALCLTLLALPLTTHAIDPGPASAQQQETEGWLLLQSRNKAASNKPQTSTPTERELSMQRWLKSYTHEIPEFFDQKQGGTVDSGSGG, encoded by the coding sequence ATGAAAGCCACCGCGCTCTGCCTCACCCTCCTCGCCCTGCCCCTGACCACCCACGCCATCGACCCCGGCCCCGCCTCGGCGCAACAACAGGAAACCGAAGGCTGGCTGCTCCTGCAAAGCCGCAACAAAGCCGCCTCCAACAAACCCCAGACCAGCACCCCCACCGAACGCGAACTGAGCATGCAACGCTGGTTGAAGAGCTACACACACGAGATTCCGGAATTCTTTGATCAGAAGCAGGGTGGGACTGTGGACAGTGGGTCGGGAGGATAA
- a CDS encoding ATP-binding protein, which translates to MSSGDKLFNRLLNRQTSTPPAVMDNPAVSGVGLQLHLDGEGQVIHLTGPLRHVLAQQLSATRTRHLLDYLLPHSTLAVEGVPADWQGQLLDLDFFSLAGPPLHLRGWVQPQGNGWILQLLDIGDLLSERQQARSREQCQWLAAHIRDHLRLCGLARLPQVLGEQLQCLSQRFQVPCIAVALLDEAAQGWQIHQHYSAPDAPRLWDMAQRLGTGLDSLNGAAPQRVLPAEHPRLSSVFGPAEGFAVPYRDAHGVAAWLLFGCFNVQPHTVDLSDHDWLQLAAAVAAPLLERLREHRHHLQLERLEILQGLLGTGWWEVFSDSAEVLLADALAVNLGLSAGRLPIQAWFARVHPADREELRSRLQALQDEGQALELCVRLQPVDQAQPQWFRLQGQSLGIGAERRLVGFMLDISDIKNQQQQAAAAHARLDNLIASAPAVIYVQRYVEGALQPTFFSASLQPLLGWSLADCADGALVNHVHPDDRAAYFERTRQLLREGSVSTRYRMLDTQGNTHWLLDEAKLLRDDLGLPVEAVGLWLDVTDATLAAERIKTSEERYRILVEDSPAMICRYRPDLTLTFGNRPLAMYLECAPEQLPGVNLGSWMSDEQREAFVQRLAQLTPDAPVSSAEINLRLPGREHAWWIWSDRGVFDEQGRLLEIQAVGRDNTEVRRSQQQLTQSAKMATLGEMATGLAHEINQPLNVMRMAIVNVLKRLGNGDVQIDYLTDKLNRIDTQVQRAARVVDHMRVFGRRSEIEQHPFNPLDAIEGTLSLLSEGLRGKGVELRIGEANFQLQVRGYVDQLEQVLINLMVNARDALLSKRESNRDFQPWIAVHAEHDEHVVRLWVEDNGGGIDPRLLERIFEPFFTTKPVGVGTGLGLSVSYGIVENMGGRLSVRNGDDGARFCIELPIALDDQITSVARPD; encoded by the coding sequence TTGAGTTCCGGTGACAAGCTGTTCAACCGCCTGCTCAATCGTCAAACGTCCACACCGCCAGCGGTCATGGACAACCCCGCGGTATCCGGCGTCGGTTTGCAGCTGCATCTGGATGGCGAAGGCCAGGTCATCCACCTGACCGGACCGCTGCGCCATGTGCTGGCGCAACAACTGTCCGCCACTCGCACGCGGCATCTGCTCGATTACCTGCTGCCGCACAGCACGCTTGCGGTCGAAGGCGTGCCCGCCGACTGGCAGGGACAGTTGCTCGATCTGGATTTTTTCAGCCTCGCCGGTCCGCCGCTGCACTTGCGCGGCTGGGTGCAGCCGCAGGGGAATGGCTGGATCCTGCAATTGCTGGACATCGGTGACCTGTTGAGCGAAAGGCAGCAGGCGCGCAGTCGCGAACAATGCCAGTGGCTCGCCGCACACATCCGCGACCATTTGCGACTCTGTGGCCTGGCGCGCCTGCCGCAGGTGCTCGGTGAACAACTGCAGTGCCTGAGCCAGCGCTTTCAGGTGCCGTGCATCGCAGTGGCATTGCTGGATGAAGCAGCCCAGGGCTGGCAGATTCATCAGCATTACAGCGCACCCGACGCCCCGCGGCTGTGGGATATGGCGCAGCGTCTGGGCACCGGACTCGACAGCCTTAACGGCGCCGCACCGCAACGCGTGCTGCCCGCCGAGCATCCCCGCCTGAGCAGCGTATTCGGCCCCGCCGAAGGGTTTGCCGTGCCCTATCGCGATGCCCATGGCGTGGCGGCATGGCTGCTCTTCGGCTGCTTCAACGTGCAGCCACACACCGTCGACTTGAGCGATCACGACTGGCTGCAACTGGCCGCCGCCGTCGCCGCGCCGCTGCTGGAACGCCTGCGTGAACATCGTCACCACTTGCAGCTGGAACGTCTGGAAATCCTGCAAGGCCTGCTCGGCACCGGTTGGTGGGAGGTGTTCAGCGACAGCGCCGAAGTGCTGCTCGCCGATGCGCTGGCCGTCAACCTCGGCTTGAGCGCCGGGCGCCTGCCGATTCAGGCCTGGTTCGCCCGGGTGCACCCGGCCGACCGCGAAGAACTGCGCAGCCGCCTGCAAGCCTTGCAGGACGAAGGTCAGGCACTGGAGCTGTGCGTGCGCCTGCAACCCGTTGATCAAGCGCAGCCGCAGTGGTTCCGCCTGCAGGGCCAGTCACTGGGCATCGGCGCCGAGCGGCGTCTCGTAGGCTTCATGCTCGACATCAGCGACATCAAGAACCAGCAACAACAGGCGGCCGCGGCCCATGCGCGACTGGACAACCTGATCGCCAGCGCGCCAGCGGTGATCTACGTGCAGCGCTATGTCGAAGGCGCGCTGCAGCCGACGTTTTTCAGCGCCAGCCTGCAGCCATTGCTGGGCTGGAGCCTTGCCGACTGCGCCGACGGTGCGCTGGTGAATCATGTCCATCCCGACGATCGCGCGGCGTATTTCGAACGTACCCGGCAGTTGCTGCGCGAAGGTTCGGTGAGCACGCGCTACCGGATGCTCGACACCCAGGGCAACACCCACTGGCTGCTCGACGAAGCCAAACTGTTACGCGACGATCTCGGTCTGCCAGTGGAGGCCGTCGGGCTGTGGCTGGACGTTACCGACGCGACCCTCGCCGCCGAGCGGATCAAGACCAGCGAAGAACGCTATCGCATCCTAGTGGAAGATTCGCCGGCCATGATCTGCCGCTATCGCCCGGACCTGACCCTGACCTTCGGCAACCGGCCACTGGCGATGTATCTGGAGTGCGCCCCGGAACAACTGCCGGGGGTGAATCTGGGCAGCTGGATGTCGGACGAACAACGCGAGGCCTTCGTCCAGCGCCTGGCGCAACTGACTCCGGACGCGCCGGTGAGCAGTGCCGAAATCAACCTGCGCCTGCCGGGGCGCGAACATGCGTGGTGGATCTGGTCGGATCGCGGGGTGTTCGATGAACAGGGCCGTTTACTCGAAATCCAGGCCGTGGGCCGTGACAACACCGAGGTCCGGCGTTCGCAGCAGCAACTGACCCAGAGCGCAAAAATGGCCACCCTCGGCGAGATGGCCACGGGGCTGGCCCACGAGATCAATCAGCCGCTGAACGTGATGCGCATGGCCATCGTCAACGTGCTCAAACGCCTGGGCAACGGCGATGTGCAGATCGATTACCTGACCGACAAACTCAACCGTATCGACACTCAGGTCCAGCGAGCGGCGCGGGTGGTCGATCATATGCGGGTGTTCGGCCGGCGCTCGGAAATCGAACAGCACCCGTTCAATCCGCTCGACGCCATCGAAGGCACCTTGTCGTTGCTGTCCGAAGGCCTGCGCGGCAAAGGCGTCGAGCTACGAATCGGCGAGGCGAACTTCCAGCTGCAGGTGCGCGGGTACGTCGATCAATTGGAACAGGTGTTGATCAACCTGATGGTCAACGCCCGGGACGCGCTGTTGAGCAAACGTGAATCCAATCGCGACTTCCAGCCGTGGATTGCCGTGCATGCCGAACACGACGAACACGTGGTGCGGCTGTGGGTCGAGGACAACGGCGGCGGCATCGATCCGCGTTTGCTGGAGCGGATTTTCGAGCCGTTCTTCACCACCAAACCGGTGGGCGTCGGCACTGGCCTGGGCTTGTCGGTGAGTTACGGCATCGTCGAGAACATGGGCGGACGCCTGAGCGTGCGCAACGGCGACGACGGCGCCCGGTTCTGCATCGAATTGCCGATCGCCCTCGACGATCAGATCACCAGCGTCGCCCGCCCCGACTGA
- a CDS encoding A24 family peptidase — translation MHSFVLLIWLTLCAAQDARERHIGNGLTLGVGALALVWLLVSGTTWIGAEAAQGGWAVLLALALTLPGYLLGRMGGGDVKLMTALALATDGQHLLGAFIGAAFCSVMWMLLVPKVWLHVSQGVRERLRYFSPEVSKKLPFAPFVLVGTILTFYWIH, via the coding sequence ATGCACAGCTTTGTCCTACTGATCTGGCTGACACTCTGCGCCGCGCAGGATGCCCGCGAACGCCACATCGGCAACGGCCTGACCCTCGGTGTCGGCGCGCTGGCGCTGGTCTGGCTGCTGGTCAGCGGCACCACCTGGATCGGGGCCGAGGCGGCGCAGGGCGGCTGGGCGGTATTGCTGGCGCTGGCGCTCACGCTGCCGGGTTACCTGCTGGGGCGTATGGGCGGCGGCGATGTGAAACTAATGACAGCCCTGGCTCTCGCGACAGACGGTCAGCACCTGCTGGGCGCGTTCATCGGCGCCGCTTTTTGCAGTGTGATGTGGATGCTGCTGGTGCCAAAAGTCTGGCTGCATGTCAGTCAAGGGGTTAGAGAACGTCTTAGATATTTCAGTCCTGAAGTGTCAAAAAAGCTGCCATTTGCGCCGTTTGTGCTGGTTGGAACAATCCTGACTTTTTATTGGATCCATTAG
- a CDS encoding DUF4136 domain-containing protein — MKGHSGLLLICLGLAACQGSNPYVAQSRPLPPAPPQAATTFDRSAYPAPPRDYGRYRSWAWLNGQLPPGTAWADSAQVAEAVSSALDQRGLRPLHDNRPADLLVSANLSLETRLRQVQDDYGYYGGYGGYDRYGRGYGMYNTVPIVRTYQEQVVVVRVDLFDAGSGQPVWSASAETGTQGKQSDRTDAIREAVEKAMSAYPPG, encoded by the coding sequence ATGAAAGGTCATTCAGGGTTACTGCTGATCTGTCTGGGGTTGGCCGCTTGCCAGGGCAGCAACCCCTACGTAGCGCAGTCGCGACCGTTGCCGCCGGCCCCTCCGCAGGCAGCGACCACTTTCGACCGCAGCGCTTATCCCGCGCCGCCACGGGATTACGGGCGCTATCGCAGTTGGGCGTGGCTCAACGGTCAGCTGCCGCCGGGCACGGCCTGGGCGGATTCGGCGCAAGTGGCCGAAGCCGTCAGCAGTGCGCTGGATCAGCGCGGCTTGCGCCCGCTGCATGACAATCGCCCGGCCGACCTGCTGGTCAGCGCCAACCTGAGCCTGGAAACCCGCCTGCGTCAGGTGCAGGACGATTACGGTTATTACGGCGGCTACGGCGGATATGACCGTTACGGCCGCGGTTACGGGATGTACAACACGGTGCCGATCGTCCGTACCTATCAGGAGCAGGTCGTGGTGGTGCGGGTCGATCTGTTCGACGCCGGCAGTGGTCAGCCGGTCTGGAGCGCCAGCGCCGAAACCGGCACGCAAGGCAAGCAAAGTGATCGCACCGACGCGATTCGGGAGGCTGTCGAAAAGGCCATGTCGGCGTATCCTCCCGGTTAG
- a CDS encoding DUF4136 domain-containing protein, producing MFRRLALLAVAALLSACAANQVNHDFDASRDFAAYRSWSWKDPALQYRPDDPRIKSDLTEQRIRQAVADQLDQRGLRPAASGARGDLFVQTYLIVEDRQQQVTTNYGGGWGGPWNGYWGAPMYNETRNITYKVATIQVDLLDGKDGKLVWRGSDEQMLSRTPNPADRSNAIRETVARILSNYPPR from the coding sequence ATGTTCCGCCGTCTCGCTTTACTGGCTGTGGCCGCGCTGCTCAGTGCCTGCGCCGCCAACCAGGTCAACCATGACTTCGACGCCAGCCGCGACTTTGCCGCTTACCGCAGCTGGAGCTGGAAAGACCCCGCCCTGCAATACCGCCCCGACGATCCAAGGATCAAGAGCGACCTGACCGAACAGCGCATCCGTCAGGCCGTCGCCGACCAACTGGATCAGCGTGGCCTGCGCCCGGCCGCTTCGGGCGCCCGAGGCGATCTGTTTGTGCAGACCTACCTGATCGTCGAGGACCGTCAGCAACAGGTGACCACCAACTACGGCGGCGGTTGGGGCGGCCCGTGGAACGGTTACTGGGGCGCCCCGATGTACAACGAAACCCGCAACATCACCTATAAGGTAGCGACCATTCAGGTCGATCTGCTCGACGGCAAGGACGGCAAACTGGTGTGGCGCGGCAGCGACGAGCAGATGCTCAGCCGCACGCCGAATCCGGCGGATCGCAGCAATGCCATCCGCGAGACGGTGGCGCGGATCCTGTCCAACTATCCACCGCGTTAA
- a CDS encoding methyltransferase, whose translation MSDRHFDQLATRFAEKIYGGAKGAIRLAVLQADLAEALPDRPLRVLDIGGGLGHMSLWLAERGHQVTFTEPAEPMLEGARQRFAEAGQTATFIQAPWQELLGQLTEPYDLVLCHAVLEWLAEPHAILPVLHQLTKPGGWLSLAFYNRDALIYRNLLKGHFKKMRRNDMAGEKQSLTPQQPLDPRELATQLAGLWQVETQSGVRVFHDYMPVEFQARAELIDLLEMELAHRRHPGFAGLGRYLHWICRPI comes from the coding sequence ATGAGCGACCGTCATTTCGATCAGTTGGCGACCCGCTTCGCCGAAAAAATCTACGGTGGCGCCAAGGGCGCGATCCGCCTCGCGGTGCTGCAGGCCGACCTCGCCGAAGCCTTGCCGGATCGTCCGTTGCGGGTGCTCGACATCGGTGGCGGCCTGGGCCACATGTCGTTGTGGCTGGCTGAACGCGGGCACCAGGTGACGTTCACCGAGCCGGCCGAACCGATGCTCGAAGGCGCACGCCAGCGCTTTGCCGAAGCCGGGCAAACCGCGACGTTCATTCAGGCACCCTGGCAGGAACTACTCGGCCAGCTCACCGAGCCTTACGATCTGGTGCTGTGCCATGCGGTGCTGGAGTGGCTGGCCGAACCCCACGCGATCCTGCCGGTGCTGCATCAGTTGACCAAGCCCGGCGGCTGGCTGTCGCTGGCGTTCTACAACCGCGATGCACTGATTTACCGGAACCTGCTCAAAGGCCATTTCAAGAAAATGCGCAGGAACGACATGGCCGGTGAAAAGCAGAGCCTGACCCCGCAGCAGCCACTCGATCCACGGGAACTGGCGACGCAACTCGCCGGGTTGTGGCAGGTCGAAACTCAGAGCGGGGTGCGGGTTTTCCACGATTACATGCCGGTGGAATTCCAGGCCCGCGCCGAGTTGATTGATTTGCTCGAGATGGAACTCGCCCACCGTCGTCACCCAGGCTTCGCCGGGCTTGGGCGCTACTTGCACTGGATCTGCCGGCCGATCTGA
- a CDS encoding MazG-like family protein, translating to MNLVELTERLHAIRDRNDWRQFHSPKNLAMAASVEMSELVEIFQWLTEDQSRQLPADKLAHAGQEVGDIVLYLLLLCSELGLDMNEVVRSKLADSERRFS from the coding sequence ATGAACCTTGTTGAACTGACCGAACGCCTGCACGCCATTCGCGACCGCAATGACTGGCGGCAATTTCACAGCCCGAAAAACCTGGCCATGGCCGCCAGCGTGGAAATGTCCGAACTGGTGGAAATCTTTCAGTGGCTGACCGAAGACCAGTCCCGCCAGTTGCCGGCGGACAAACTCGCCCACGCCGGGCAGGAAGTCGGCGACATCGTTCTGTATCTGTTGCTGCTGTGCAGCGAGCTGGGCCTGGACATGAATGAAGTGGTGCGCAGCAAACTCGCCGACAGCGAACGGCGGTTCAGCTGA